The Dokdonella koreensis DS-123 genome has a segment encoding these proteins:
- a CDS encoding NAD(P)-dependent alcohol dehydrogenase, producing the protein MTMTLRKRILVGLLALVLLALATLAVALSYESPCPAPAPPPAGGTPMQAVVHRCYGTADVLHLETIARPTPKDNEILVKVHAASVNPLDVHSTTGKPYIMRLSSGLGAPDNPRLGVDFAGTVEAVGTQVTRFKPGDAVFGGRNGALADYLVVREDRAVVPKPSNLSFEQAAALPIAAVTALQGLRDHGHLRPGHKVLINGASGGVGTVAVQIAKAYGAEVTGVCSTRNLDLVRSLGADHVIDYTQENFTEGGAQYDLILDNVGSHSLLDTRRALKPDGILVIVSGPKRDPWLGPLARVIQAALLAPFVDQEMTKFLAELTPADLAVLADLAQAGKLTPVIDRRYPLREAAEAIRYVETGRARGKVIVEMN; encoded by the coding sequence ATGACCATGACCCTGCGAAAGCGAATCCTCGTCGGCCTGCTGGCGCTCGTGCTGCTCGCGCTGGCCACGCTGGCCGTCGCCCTGAGCTACGAATCGCCGTGCCCCGCCCCCGCTCCGCCACCGGCCGGTGGCACGCCGATGCAGGCCGTCGTGCACCGGTGCTACGGCACGGCCGATGTCCTGCACCTGGAGACGATCGCCAGGCCAACGCCCAAGGACAACGAAATCCTGGTCAAGGTGCACGCCGCCTCGGTCAATCCGCTCGACGTGCACTCCACCACCGGTAAGCCTTACATCATGCGGCTGTCCTCGGGCCTGGGCGCCCCCGACAACCCGCGGCTGGGCGTCGATTTCGCCGGCACCGTCGAGGCCGTCGGCACCCAGGTGACCCGGTTCAAGCCGGGCGATGCGGTCTTCGGCGGACGCAACGGCGCCCTGGCCGACTACCTGGTCGTGCGCGAGGACCGCGCCGTGGTGCCGAAGCCGTCCAATCTCAGCTTCGAGCAAGCCGCCGCCCTGCCGATCGCCGCCGTCACCGCGCTGCAGGGCCTGCGCGACCACGGACACCTGCGTCCCGGCCATAAGGTGCTCATCAACGGCGCCTCCGGCGGCGTCGGCACCGTCGCCGTGCAGATCGCCAAGGCCTACGGCGCCGAAGTGACCGGCGTCTGCAGCACGCGCAATCTCGACCTGGTGCGCTCCCTTGGTGCCGACCACGTGATCGACTACACCCAGGAAAACTTCACCGAAGGCGGCGCCCAGTACGACCTGATCCTCGACAACGTCGGCAGCCATTCGCTGCTGGATACACGGCGCGCGCTGAAGCCCGACGGCATCCTCGTGATCGTCAGCGGCCCCAAGCGCGATCCCTGGCTGGGACCGCTCGCCCGCGTGATCCAGGCCGCGCTGCTGGCACCGTTCGTCGACCAGGAAATGACCAAGTTCCTGGCGGAGCTCACACCCGCCGACCTGGCGGTCCTCGCCGACCTGGCACAGGCCGGCAAGCTGACGCCGGTGATCGATCGCCGCTATCCGCTGCGCGAAGCCGCGGAGGCCATCCGCTACGTGGAAACCGGCCGCGCGCGGGGCAAGGTGATCGTCGAGATGAACTAG